One Bacillota bacterium genomic region harbors:
- a CDS encoding glycosyltransferase family 9 protein: MLYRNILIVRMSAIGDVIHALPVARALKKADPTVRITWIVEKLAYDLLTNNPDIDELIFFDRPKFTSLSGFAQNAPSFTKYLRSKKFDLSLDLQGLFKSAAIVKMAGASTRLGYCNMREMSWLFSRPVCGPHIEGNIIDRYLDVLRELGIEPGPPEWVINVTEEERANAEAAMREAGGDPNSPYIVMASGTSWQSKCWPVESYGELVNRILSEYDVQIVLIGSGGDTPMAQGILSRTEGPVYDLTGKLTLKELAHIHRQSRLFIGGDTGPMHLAVAVGTPVVALFGPTDPRKYGPYGPEHIVVRTEVDCGPCHKRTCANPRCMESITPEQVFAAVKRRGAID, from the coding sequence ATGCTGTATCGGAACATCTTGATCGTGAGAATGAGCGCCATTGGCGATGTCATCCACGCTTTGCCCGTTGCCCGAGCCTTAAAGAAAGCCGATCCCACCGTGAGGATTACCTGGATTGTGGAGAAGCTGGCCTATGATCTGTTGACCAACAATCCCGATATCGATGAACTAATTTTCTTTGATCGACCAAAATTCACATCCCTATCGGGTTTTGCCCAAAATGCTCCTTCCTTTACCAAATATCTGCGGAGCAAGAAATTCGACCTGAGTCTGGATCTTCAAGGGCTGTTCAAAAGTGCCGCCATCGTCAAAATGGCCGGTGCCTCCACCCGGCTAGGTTACTGCAACATGCGGGAGATGAGCTGGCTTTTCAGTAGACCGGTATGTGGTCCCCACATCGAGGGGAATATCATTGATCGCTATCTTGATGTGCTGCGGGAGCTGGGCATTGAGCCGGGACCTCCAGAATGGGTGATCAATGTGACGGAGGAGGAAAGGGCCAATGCCGAGGCCGCCATGAGAGAGGCGGGAGGCGATCCCAACTCTCCCTATATAGTCATGGCGTCGGGCACCAGTTGGCAGTCAAAATGCTGGCCCGTGGAATCCTATGGGGAACTAGTCAACAGGATCCTGTCTGAGTACGATGTGCAGATTGTGCTGATTGGTTCCGGGGGGGATACCCCAATGGCCCAAGGAATCCTGAGCCGCACCGAGGGTCCGGTGTATGATCTAACGGGGAAGCTGACCCTGAAGGAATTGGCCCATATCCACAGGCAGAGTCGATTGTTCATAGGTGGAGACACCGGTCCGATGCATCTAGCGGTGGCAGTGGGTACACCGGTGGTGGCCCTCTTTGGACCGACGGATCCCAGGAAATACGGGCCCTATGGACCAGAGCATATAGTTGTGCGCACGGAAGTTGATTGCGGCCCCTGTCACAAGCGGACTTGCGCCAATCCCCGGTGTATGGAGTCAATTACACCGGAGCAAGTCTTTGCAGCCGTGAAGAGAAGGGGTGCCATCGATTAG